A genomic window from Melospiza melodia melodia isolate bMelMel2 unplaced genomic scaffold, bMelMel2.pri scaffold_51, whole genome shotgun sequence includes:
- the LOC134413817 gene encoding fibroin heavy chain-like, whose product MSGGGKGSGSGGGGSSGSGGSICGGGGSSGSGGSMSKGGSSSGGWGSSSGGGGSMSGGGKGSGSGGGGSSGSGGSICGGGGSSGGGGSMSKGGSSSGGWGSSSGGGGSMSGGGKGSGSGGGGSSGSGGSICGGGGSSGSGGSLSKGGSSSGGWGSSSGGGGSMSGGGKGSGSGGGSSGSGGSMSKGGSSSGGWGSSSGGGGSMSGGGKGSGSGGGSSGSGGSICGGGGSSGSGGSICGGGGSSGGGGSMSKGGSSSGGWGSSSGGGGSMSGGGKGSGSGGGGSSGSCGSMSGGGQSSGGQGSGSSSSRCSSQSGGMSSGGGSSSGRRGSMSGGGQSSGGHISGSGSGRCSPQSGGMSSGGGSSSGRGGSMSGGGGQGSSSSGGSMSGGGQTAGGWGSSSGRCSPQSGGMSSGGGSSCGRRGSMSGGGGQGSSSSGGSMSGGGQSSGGHGSGSSSSRCSSQSGGMSSGGGSSCGRRGSMSGGGQSSGGHGSGSGSGRCSPHSGGMSSGGGSSCGRRGSMSGGGGQGSSSSGGSMSGGGQSSGGHRSGSGSGSCSAHSGGMSSGSWSGSGRRGSMSGGGEGGGSSGYGGSSYGSGGCIGGGEGGSGYGGSSGRRGSISGGGHSSGGYGSGSGSCSPHSGGMSSGTWSGSGRRGSMSGGGGSSGGLGSGSGSSGNSSGGGISSGYGGSSGSGGSSSGCIGGGEGGSGYGGSSGRRGSMSGGGHSSGGYGSGSGSCSPHSGGMSSGGWSSSGRRGSMSGEGGSSGHGGSSYGSGGSICGGEGGSGYGGGSSGRRGSISGGGEGGGSSGYGGSSYGTGGCIGGGEGGSGYGGSSGRRGSISGGGHSSGGYGSGSGSGSCSPHSGGMTSGTWSGSGRRGSMSGEGGSSGHGGSSYGSGGCIGGGEGGSGYGGSSGYGGGSSGRRGSMSGGGEGGSSGYGGSSYGSGGCIGGGEGGSGYGGVGSSGRRGSISGGGHSSGGLGLGSGSGGSSSGGGISSGYGGSSGSGGSSSGCIGGGEGGSGYGGSSGRRGSMSGGGHSSGGYGSGSGSCSPHSGGMSSGGWSSSGRRGSMSGEGGSSGHGGSSYGSGGCIGGGEGGSGYGGSSGYGGGSGRRGSMSGGGHSSGGYGSGSGRGSCSPHSGGMSSGGWSSSGRRGSMSGGGGSSGHGGSSYGSGGSICGGEGGSGYGGGSSGRRGSISGGGHSSGGYGSGSGSDSCSPHSGGMSSGTWSGSGRRGSISGEGVSSGHGGSSYGSGGCIGGGEGGSGYGGSSGYGGGSGRRGSMSGGGHSSGGYGSGSGSCSPHSGGMSSGGWSSSGRRGSISGEGGSSSHGGSSYGSGGCIGGGEGGSGYGGSSGYGGGSGRRGSVSGGGEGGSSGYGGSSYGSGGCIGGGEGGSGYGGVGSSGRRGSMSGGGHSSGGLGSGSGSGGSSSGGGISSGHGGSSGRRGSISGGGHSSGGYGSGSGSCSPHSGGMSSGSWSGSGRRGSMSGGGGSSGHGGSSYGSGGCIGGGEGGSGYGGGGSGRRGSISGGGEGGGSSGYGGSSYGTGGCIGGGEGGSGYGGGSGYGGVSGYGGGSGYGGGSSGRRGSISGGEGGSSSGVWGSSSAGTCSPGSGGEGGWVCSRGDSCYGGGTCEYGTPSCRDETEESQPGGEWSSTSPAYWSGYGSSSGSAGDAAHK is encoded by the coding sequence ATGTCCGGAGGAGGAAAAGGCtcaggatctggaggaggaggaagttcTGGCAGTGGAGGCTCCATCTGTGGAGGTGGAGGAAGCTCAGGCAGTGGAGGTTCCATGTCCAAGGGAGGGAGCAGCTCCGGAGGGTGGGGATCCAGCTCTGGTGGTGGTGGGTCCATGTCTGGAGGTGGAAAAGGCtcaggatctggaggaggaggaagctcaGGCAGTGGAGGCTCCATCTGTGGTGGAGGAGGAAGTTCAGGTGGTGGAGGTTCCATGTCCAAGGGTGGCAGTAGCTCTGGAGGGTGGGGATCCAGCTCTGGTGGTGGTGGTTCCATGTCTGGAGGTGGAAAAGGCtcaggatctggaggaggaggaagttcTGGCAGTGGAGGCTCCATCTGTGGAGGTGGAGGAAGCTCAGGCAGTGGAGGTTCCCTgtccaagggaggcagcagctccGGAGGGTGGGGATCCAGCTCTGGTGGTGGTGGTTCCATGTCTGGAGGTGGAAAAGGCTCAGGATCTGGAGGAGGAAGTTCAGGCAGTGGAGGTTCCATgtccaagggaggcagcagctccGGAGGGTGGGGATCCAGCTCTGGTGGTGGTGGTTCCATGTCTGGAGGTGGAAAAGGCTCAGGATCTGGAGGAGGAAGTTCAGGCAGTGGAGGCTCCATCTGTGGAGGTGGAGGAAGCTCAGGCAGTGGAGGCTCCATCTGTGGTGGAGGAGGAAGTTCAGGTGGTGGAGGTTCCATgtccaagggaggcagcagctccGGAGGGTGGGGATCCAGCTCTGGTGGTGGTGGTTCCATGTCCGGAGGAGGAAAAGGCtcaggatctggaggaggaggaagttcTGGCAGTTGTGGTTCCATGTCCGGAGGTGGGCAGAGCTCCGGTGGTCAGGGATCTGGCTCCAGTAGCAGCAGATGCAGCTCCCAAAGTGGAGGCATGAGCTCTGGAGGTGGTAGCAGTTCTGGCAGGAGAGGTTCCATGTCTGGAGGTGGCCAGAGCTCTGGTGGTCACATATCTGGCTCTGGCAGTGGCAGATGCAGCCCCCAAAGTGGGGGGATGAGCTCTGgaggagggagcagctctggtaGGGGAGGCTCCATGTCTGGAGGTGGAGGGCAAGGAAGCTCTAGCAGTGGAGGTTCCATGTCTGGAGGTGGCCAGACTGCTGGAGGATGGGGGTCCAGCTCTGGGAGGTGCAGCCCCCAAAGTGGGGGGATGAGCTCAGGaggtgggagcagctgtggcaggagaggcTCCATGTCTGGAGGTGGAGGACAAGGAAGCTCTAGCAGTGGAGGCTCCATGTCTGGAGGTGGCCAGAGCTCTGGTGGTCACGGATCTGGCTCCAGTAGCAGCAGATGCAGCTCCCAAAGTGGGGGGATGAGCTCAGggggtgggagcagctgtggcaggagaggcTCCATGTCTGGAGGTGGCCAGAGCTCTGGTGGTCACGGATCTGGCTCTGGCAGTGGCAGATGCAGCCCCCACAGTGGGGGGATGAGCTCTGGaggtgggagcagctgtggcaggagaggcTCCATGTCTGGAGGTGGAGGACAAGGAAGCTCTAGCAGTGGAGGTTCCATGTCTGGAGGTGGCCAGAGCTCTGGTGGTCACAGATCTGGGTCTGGcagtggcagctgcagtgcccacaGTGGAGGGATGAGCTCCGGAAGCTGGAGTGGCTCTGGCAGGAGAGGCTCCATGTCTGGaggtggggaaggaggaggaagctcAGGCTATGGTGGATCCAGCTATGGCAGTGGTGGCTGCATTGGTGGAGGAGAAGGGGGCTCAGGGTATGGAgggagctcaggcaggagaggCTCCATCTCTGGAGGTGGTCACAGCTCTGGTGGATATGGATCAGGCTCTGGAAGCTGCAGCCCCCACAGTGGGGGAATGAGCTCCGGAACATGGAGTGGCTCTGGTAGGAGAGGCTCCATGTCTGGAGGTGGAGGAAGCTCGGGAGGGTTGGGATCGGGCTCTGGCAGCAGTGGGAACAGTTCAGGAGGAGGAATCAGCTCTGGGTATGGAGGAAGCTCAGGCAGCGGCGGATCAAGCTCAGGGTGCATTGGTGGAGGAGAAGGGGGCTCTGGGTATGGAGGAAGCTCAGGCAGGAGAGGCTCCATGTCTGGAGGTGGTCACAGCTCTGGTGGGTACGGATCAGGctctggcagctgcagcccccaCAGTGGGGGAATGAGCTCTGGAGGCTGGAGCAGTTCTGGCAGGAGAGGCTCCATGTCTGGAGAAGGAGGAAGTTCAGGTCATGGAGGATCCAGTTATGGCAGTGGTGGGTCCATCTGTGGGGGAGAAGGAGGCTCAGGGTATGGAGGAGGAAGCTCTGGCAGGAGAGGCTCCATCTCTGGtggtggggaaggaggaggaagctcAGGCTATGGTGGATCCAGTTATGGCACTGGTGGCTGCATTGGTGGAGGAGAAGGAGGCTCAGGGTATGGAGGAAGCTCAGGCAGGAGAGGCTCCATCTCCGGAGGTGGTCACAGCTCTGGTGGGTACGGATCAGGCTCTGGCAgtggcagctgcagcccccaCAGTGGGGGAATGACCTCTGGAACATGGAGTGGTTCTGGCAGGAGAGGCTCCATGTCTGGAGAAGGAGGAAGCTCCGGTCATGGAGGATCCAGTTATGGAAGTGGTGGGTGCATTGGTGGAGGAGAAGGAGGTTCAGGGTATGGAGGGAGCTCAGGGTATGGAGGAGGAAGCTCTGGCAGGAGAGGCTCCATGTCTGGTGGTGGGGAAGGAGGAAGCTCAGGCTATGGTGGATCCAGCTATGGCAGTGGTGGCTGCATTGGTGGAGGAGAAGGAGGCTCAGGGTATGGAGGAGTAGGAAGCTCAGGCAGGAGAGGCTCCATCTCCGGAGGTGGTCACAGCTCTGGAGGGTTGGGATTGGGTTCTGGCAGCGGTGGGAGCAGTTCGGGAGGAGGAATCAGCTCTGGGTATGGAGGAAGCTCAGGAAGCGGCGGATCAAGCTCAGGGTGCATTGGTGGAGGAGAAGGGGGCTCTGGGTATGGAGGAAGCTCAGGCAGGAGAGGCTCCATGTCTGGAGGTGGTCACAGCTCTGGTGGATATGGATCAGGctctggcagctgcagcccccaCAGTGGAGGAATGAGCTCtggaggctggagcagctctggcaggagAGGCTCCATGTCAGGAGAAGGAGGGAGCTCCGGTCATGGAGGATCCAGTTATGGAAGTGGTGGGTGCATTGGTGGAGGAGAAGGAGGTTCAGGGTATGGAGGGAGCTCAGGATATGGAGGTGGCTCTGGTAGGAGAGGCTCCATGTCTGGAGGTGGTCACAGCTCTGGTGGATATGGATCAGGCTCTggcaggggcagctgcagcccccacAGTGGGGGAATGAGCTCTGGAGGTTGGAGCAGTTCTGGTAGGAGAGGCTCCATGTCTGGAGGTGGAGGAAGTTCAGGTCATGGAGGATCCAGCTATGGTAGTGGTGGGTCCATCTGTGGGGGAGAAGGAGGCTCAGGATATGGAGGAGGAAGCTCAGGCAGGAGAGGCTCCATCTCCGGAGGTGGTCACAGCTCTGGTGGGTACGGATCAGGCTCTGGCAGTGACAGCTGCAGTCCCCACAGTGGGGGAATGAGCTCTGGAACATGGAGTGGCTCTGGCAGGAGAGGCTCCATATCTGGAGAAGGAGTAAGCTCCGGTCATGGAGGATCCAGTTATGGAAGTGGTGGGTGCATTGGTGGAGGAGAAGGAGGTTCAGGGTATGGAGGGAGCTCAGGATATGGAGGTGGATCTGGCAGGAGAGGCTCCATGTCTGGAGGTGGTCACAGCTCTGGTGGATATGGATCAGGctctggcagctgcagcccccaCAGTGGGGGAATGAGCTCTGGAGGCTGGAGCAGTTCTGGCAGGAGAGGCTCCATATCTGGAGAAGGAGGAAGCTCCAGTCATGGAGGATCCAGTTATGGCAGTGGTGGGTGCATTGGTGGAGGAGAAGGAGGCTCAGGGTATGGAGGGAGCTCAGGATATGGAGGTGGCTCTGGCAGGAGAGGCTCCGTGTCTGGTGGTGGGGAAGGAGGAAGCTCAGGCTATGGTGGATCCAGCTATGGCAGTGGTGGCTGCATTGGTGGAGGAGAAGGGGGCTCAGGGTATGGAGGAGTAGGAAGCTCAGGCAGGAGAGGCTCCATGTCTGGAGGTGGTCACAGCTCTGGAGGGTTGGGATCGGGCTCTGGCAGCGGTGGGAGCAGTTCAGGAGGAGGAAtcagctctgggcatggagggagctcaggcaggagaggCTCCATCTCCGGAGGTGGTCACAGCTCTGGTGGATATGGATCAGGctctggcagctgcagcccccaCAGTGGGGGAATGAGCTCCGGAAGCTGGAGTGGCTCTGGTAGGAGAGGCTCCATGTCTGGAGGTGGAGGAAGTTCAGGTCATGGAGGATCCAGCTATGGTAGTGGTGGGTGCATTGGTGGAGGAGAAGGAGGCTCAGGGTATGGAGGAGGTGGCTCTGGCAGGAGAGGCTCCATCTCTGGtggtggggaaggaggaggaagctcAGGCTATGGTGGATCCAGTTATGGTACTGGTGGCTGCATTGGTGGAGGAGAAGGAGGCTCAGGGTACGGAGGAGGGTCAGGATATGGAGGAGTCTCTGGGTATGGTGGAGGTTCAGGGTATGGAGGAGGAAGCTCAGGCAGGAGAGGATCAAtctctggaggagaaggaggaagctcCTCTGGAGTTTGGGGATCGAGCTCTGCTGGCACTTGCAGCCCTGGCAGTGGGGGGGAAGGAGGTTGGGTTTGTTCCAGAGGGGACAGTTGTTATGGAGGAGGGACCTGTGAATACGGGACACCCAGCTGCAGAGATGAGACTGAGGAATCCCAGCCAGGAGGAGAGTGGTCTTCTACAAGCCCAGCTTACTGGTCTGGCTATGGAAGCAGCTCAGGTTCTGCTGGAGATGCTGCCCACAAGTAA
- the LOC134413772 gene encoding keratin, type II cytoskeletal 1-like: MRRYFSGYGDRSFSSSSAHCGTLGGGDGRFGGFGHGYGSRSLHNLGGFRNVYTHGGYGGEGVRYGRCLGFGGWRQPERGFGGRGYFVGGFQSGGTGLGGTYRGGSGREVLGGGLGIGVQGAGQGLGQAGVLRGIEEVHVDTNLLRPIRLQVDPEFQRVCSDEREQIKALNNKFASFIEKVQCLERQNQALLAKWELLQQQSSGPEESRNINSFFQAYISNLQRQLETLQSQKEQLDPEAYNMLQLVEDYKNRFEDEINKRTSKEEEFVELKKELDSAYMGKMEFDIRADILRQELEFLRCLYEAELSQLQTVAGNVDVVLSMDNHRDLNMDGIIEEVRREYEGIAHRSTAEVDAMYRGRYQDLQNMWVSQQEQLRNSHQEIQELARRIQRLQPEIEIARKRNSSLQDSIKDAEHRGSSAVRDGQEKLEELENALQQAKDDLSQLVRDYQELLNVKLGLDIEIAMYRSLLEEEENRIQEGSPATICVIDHNARASGVFGGIKSGKGIMSSGGSSGSRTKGPVTGGGKGGSSGGGGSSLGGGGSISGGGKGSGSGGGRSSGSGGSMSKGGSSSGGWGSSSGGGGSMSKGGSS; the protein is encoded by the exons ATGAGACGATATTTCTCTGGATATGGGGACAGGAGTTTCAGTTCTTCTTCTGCTCACTGTGGGACCTTGGGTGGTGGAGATGGGAGATTCGGAGGGTTTGGGCATGGGTATGGCAGCAGGAGCCTCCACAACCTTGGAGGGTTCAGGAATGTCTATACTCATGGAGGCTACGGAGGAGAAGGAGTAAGATATGGGAGATGCCTTGGGTTTGGTGGCTGGAGACAGCCTGAGAGGGGCTTTGGCGGAAGAGGATATTTTGTGGGAGGTTTTCAAAGTGGTGGAACAGGGCTTGGTGGCACCTACAGAGGAGGTTCAGGCAGGGAGGTACTCGGAGGAGGCCTTGGCATAGGGGTacaaggggctgggcagggactggGGCAGGCTGGAGTTCTCCGAGGCATTGAGGAGGTCCATGTGGACACCAACTTGCTGAGGCCAATACGGCTCCAGGTGGACCCCGAGTTCCAGCGAGTGTGCTCGGATGAGAGGGAGCAGATCAAAGCTCTCAACAACAAATTTGCTTCATTCATCGAGAAG GTTCAGTGTCTGGAGCGGCAGAATCAAGCACTCTTGGCCAAGTGGGAACTTCTGCAGCAGCAAAGCTCtggccctgaggagagcaggaacaTCAACAGCTTCTTCCAGGCCTACATCTCCAACCTGCAGCGGCAGCTCGAGACGCTCCAGAGCCAGAAGGAGCAGCTGGATCCTGAGGCCTACAACATGCTCCAGCTTGTTGAGGATTATAAAAACAG ATTCGAGGATGAGATCAACAAACGCACATCCAAGGAGGAGGAGTTTgtggagcttaaaaag gAACTGGATAGTGCCTACATGGGAAAAATGGAGTTTGACATCCGAGCGGATATcctgaggcaggagctggagttccTCCGGTGTTTATATGAAGCT gagctgtcccagctgcaaacgGTTGCTGGGAACGTTGATGTTGTTCTGTCCATGGACAACCACAGGGACTTGAACATGGATGGGATCATCGAGGAGGTCAGGCGGGAATACGAGGGGATAGCCCACAGGAGCACGGCTGAAGTGGATGCCATGTACCGGGGCAGG TACCAGGACCTGCAGAACATGTGGGTGAGTCAACAAGAGCAGCTGAGGAACAGTCACCAGGAAATCCAGGAACTTGCCAGGCGCATCCAAAGACTCCAACCAGAGATTGAAATCGCAAGGAAAAGG AATTCCAGCCTCCAGGACTCCATTAAAGATGCTGAGCACCGTGGGAGCTCGGCCGTCAGGGATGGCCAGGAAAAGCTAGAGGAGCTGGAAAATGCCCTCCAACAGGCCAAGGATGACCTTTCTCAGCTTGTCCGTGATTACCAGGAGCTCCTGAATGTGAAGCTGGGCCTGGACATTGAGATCGCCATGTATCGCTCACTCcttgaggaggaggagaacag GATCCAGGAAGGATCACCGGCCACGATAT GTGTCATTGACCACAATGCCAGAGCTTCTGGAGTCTTTGGAGGCATAAAAAGTGGGAAGGGGATAATGAGTTCTGGTGGTAGCAGTGGGAGCAGAACGAAAGGGCCAGTCACTGGAGGAGGAAAAGGTGGAAGCTCTGGAGGAGGTGGATCCAGCTTAGGTGGAGGTGGTTCCATCTCTGGTGGTGGAAAAGGCTCAGGATCTGGAGGAGGGAGAAGCTCAGGCAGTGGAGGCTCCATGTCCAAGGGAGGCTCCAGCTCCGGAGGGTGGGGATCCAGCTCTGGTGGTGGTGGGTCCATGTCCAAGGGTGGCAGCAGC